In Ignavibacteria bacterium, the sequence GAGGTTAAAAAAGAAGCAGAGAAAACCACAATAGATTCACCTGAGGACGCAAGAAAGAATGCAATCGGGACATGGCAATTTATTATGGGAGAAGTATGGTACAAATATGTAATTAAAAACGACGGTAGTTTTGATTATTTTATGGCCGAACCCAAAAACGGAAAGTGGACGCAAAATCAAGGGGGTACCTGGGATGTTGGAAACGAAAGATACAATGATACAGGCAATAAATTTTATTACTTTGCGGTAACACATAAAAGAAAAGCAGGATATAGAAATGAACGAGACGAGTATCACACATACAAGTTTGCCTATAAAAATTCCAAAATGGTGTACTCCCCTAATTATGAAGCCGTGGGAAATCCGCTTGGTATTAAGACAGATGAAAGTCCATGGAAAGATTAAGCGATTAAAAATGATAATCCCTAAAACTTGTTAAAGACAAAGAATATACGAACAATATTGATTTCTGCGGCTGTAATAATATCTATTGCAGTGTGGGTAATCTTTACACCACAGGAAAGATATTATTCAGTTCAGGAAAACCAGATGACAGCGGCTGATTCGACAAAGAATAATACAAGAATAATGGATTCGATTGATACTGCAGATGAGGATGAAAGGAGCCGGGGAAGAAAAGTCACAACAAAAGAATTTATAGTAGACAACTTTTCAGATTATTACTACGGGAAAGTTACAGTATATGATGCAGGAGAATATAACGCACCCGGAAAGGCTGAGATATACAGCAAGAAAAACAATAGAAAGCTTTTAAGTGTTAAATCCAGCACAATAAACTGGGGGATATCTAGCAGCAAACCGGACACGAATATTAAGATAATGTACGGAGAGCAAGACGTTATAATATATGAAGACTTTAATTTTGACGGAATAAAGGACTTTGCTTTTCTGGACGGGGCTTGTAATAAATATTTTACCCCTTCATACACGGTATATCTGATATTAAACCGTAAGATAGTTCACAGCAAGGGGTTTACTAATCTTGCAAGGTATTATCTGGGGATGTTCGACGTTGACAGAAAAAGGAAAATAATAGCTGTATATGAAAAAGGCGGATGCTGCTATACTGCATATAAAGAGTATAAGGTGGTGAATAATTCTCCTGCGGTTGTTTTAATAGAGGAACAGGAAATTAAAGACAATTACCTTTTTAAGACAACGAGAAAATTATTGAAAAACGGAAAGTGGAGAAAGAAGACAACGAAGGAAAAGGCGCATAAGGATTATTAGAATGATAAAGTTTTTATGTAATTCACAAATGTTATAATTGAACATTTCTTATATAACAGACCGCAACCAAGATGGTTGCGTTGCACTAATAAATAAATATATGAGAGAAATATTTTAAATATTTAGTTGATTAATAAAAGATCGCGTCCTTTTCCATACAACAATATTATCATCGATGTGAATACCATGATTCATCATAAACTCGGAGTAAAGCATGTATTCTTCCCAAACCGGAATATCGTGGTTGTTCCTTGCATTGTCACCACCTCCTATAAGAACAATTTTAGGTTTACCGTAAGGATTAATTATTACAGCATTATGAAGTTGTTCGCCTTCATCGGTCAATAGTTCGTACCTGCTGTTATATCTATTATAAATTCTTGCAATAAATTCCGGATAACTCTTATTCGAATAATACAATGCCTGATACGTACTGACTGTTTCTCCGCATATATAAAACAACCTGAATCTGTTATGTCCATAATCCTTGGGTGAATGTTCTTTCAGGTCGTAAACTACGTAATATGCAAAAGGTTGTTTTATATCATAATATAATTGCTCTTTGTTAAATACAGGGTCGTTAAATCCTTCCATAAATGAAGGAAACCACTCTGTCGTTATGATTTCATCCAAATCGACTTTTCTGTATCCTATTACTTTATAGTCAGGTGCGGTATCCATTTGCTGCAAAAACATTTCCTCTGTCATTTTAGAGCCGCAAAACACCAAACTTCGAGTAGTTTTTACAAACATCGACATTATTCTCACTTCGAATCGTTCTGCCGCATAAAAGAACGAAAAGGAAAAGAAAGTATTCAACCTTAAACCATCTTTTTCCATTGACCAACTCCTCCATTTGTTTCTTTCGTGGTTGTTTATTTTGTATATCCACCTTTTGCGATGTTTCATTGTACATTAATTGCTTTTATTTGTCTGCTCATAATATGAAAATTAATAAGAGACAAGTTATGTCCCTGTAAGGTGTTTATTTTTGTTAATTGAATGCATAATTTTAATATGAACATAAACCTCGGTACAATTATGGCAAAACAAAATAAAGCGGTGGTAGGTAAAGACCTGCTGAGAAGAATTTCAAAGATAAACAGGGAGATAAAAGACGGAAGGTTTCCGAATAAGGAGAGGTTGGCGAGAAGTCTAGAGGTATCCACTAAGACGATACAGAGGGATATCGAATACATGAAGTTTGAGCATAACGCTCCGATTGAGTTTGATAAGCTGCGCAAAGGATTCTATTATACAGATGACGGATTCAATCTGAACCCGCTGACGGTTGATGCGAGCGATTTTCTGGCTGTTGCCGTAACGGAGAAGGTACTGGAGCAGTACAAGAATACGCCATACAGCAAGTATTTCAAGAATTTTTACAGGAAGATTGAGAATATATTTGAGGGGAAGCTTTCTGTTAATATAAATGACATTGATAAAATACTCAGTTTTTATGTGGGACCGGTGAGGTATGTATCTGAAGAAGTGATGAACGTATGCGAGCGGGCACTTAGGGAAACCATAAGATGCAGGATGACTTATTTGACCGGTTACAGCGGTGCTGTTTCTGAGAGATTAATAGATATATATCATCTGAAAAACTTTAACGGTAACTGGTATATAATAGGTTACTGCCATAAAGCTAAGAGAATAAAAGTGTTTGCAGTAAGCCGTATCAAGGAAATTAAATTAACAAACCAATATTTTAACGTTCCTGATGATTTCAGCATAGAAAAGTATTTTGAAAACAGTTTCGGGATCTTTGAGAGCGATAAACTCTACAATGTTAAACTGAAGATAATGAATGAATCCGTCAGGTATGTAAAGGAAAAGAAAGGGCACAGTTCGGAGAAAATCACTGATCAGAAAGACGGTTCGATTATTCTGGAATACAAGGTAAACAATTTAACAGAATTAACCTTCTTCGTGCTTTCGCTTGGAAGAGACTGCGAGGTGATAAGTCCCAAAGAGTTCAGAGAGGAAGTGATAAAGGAGCTGAAGGGGGCGCTAAAGAATTATTTGTAATCCTTTATTACACTATAAAAAGAGTTCAACATTCCTGAACAAGCTTTAATTAAATCT encodes:
- a CDS encoding WYL domain-containing protein translates to MAKQNKAVVGKDLLRRISKINREIKDGRFPNKERLARSLEVSTKTIQRDIEYMKFEHNAPIEFDKLRKGFYYTDDGFNLNPLTVDASDFLAVAVTEKVLEQYKNTPYSKYFKNFYRKIENIFEGKLSVNINDIDKILSFYVGPVRYVSEEVMNVCERALRETIRCRMTYLTGYSGAVSERLIDIYHLKNFNGNWYIIGYCHKAKRIKVFAVSRIKEIKLTNQYFNVPDDFSIEKYFENSFGIFESDKLYNVKLKIMNESVRYVKEKKGHSSEKITDQKDGSIILEYKVNNLTELTFFVLSLGRDCEVISPKEFREEVIKELKGALKNYL